In Achromobacter pestifer, the DNA window TTACGCGCTGCTGGCGGTCGCCGTAGTGATCATTTTCAAAACCACCGACGTGCCCAATTTTGCCCAGGGCGAGATCTTCATGGTCGGCGGCTACATCGCCCTGTTCCTCACCCTGGTGATGGGCTGGCCCTACCTCGTCGTCATTCCCATCACGCTCGTCGCCGTGGCCGCCCTGTCGGGCCTGTTCCAGCGCGTCGTCATGGAGCGCGTCATCGCCTCCAAAGGCGTAGGCGTGCAGATGGTGATCGCCACGCTGGGCCTGGCCTATGCGCTGAAAGGCCTGGTGCGCCAGACCGGCCTGGGCGACACGCCGCGCTCGCTGCCGCCGCTGGCCTCGACCGATGCCATCCTCATCGGCGACGCGGTGCTGACCCAGCTGGACCTGGTGATCTTCGCGGTCGCCATAGCGGTGATGCTGCTGCTCTTTTGCATGTTCAGCTACACCCGGGTCGGGCGCGCCATGCGTGCGGTGGGCATGAATCCCAAGGCCGCCCGGCTGGTGGGCGTGAACCTGACCCGCATCCGCATGCTGGTGTGGGCGCTGGCCGGACTGATCTCGGCGATCGCGGCGCTGCTCATCACGCCCAAGATCCTGATCACCCCTGACATCGGCCACATCGCCATCCTGGCCTACGCCGCGGCCATCGTCGGCGGCATCACCAGCCTGCCCGGCGCGGTGGTGGGCGGCTTCGTGATCGGCGTGGCCGAGAACCTGGTGGGGCTGTTCATTTCTACCAATGCCATCGTGGTCGCACCCTTTGTGGCCATCATGGTCGTGCTGCTGCTGCGTCCGCAAGGGCTCTTGGGCGGCAAACTGCAGGTGAAGAAAGTATGAGCAAGAAAATCGACCATGCGCTGCTGGCGCTGATGGCCGTCGTACTGGCGATCCTGCCTTTCGCGGCCAGCGGCTATGTCATCTATGTGGTGAACCTGCTG includes these proteins:
- a CDS encoding branched-chain amino acid ABC transporter permease — protein: MSFADIWLFLQQGVLSGLVTGSVYALLAVAVVIIFKTTDVPNFAQGEIFMVGGYIALFLTLVMGWPYLVVIPITLVAVAALSGLFQRVVMERVIASKGVGVQMVIATLGLAYALKGLVRQTGLGDTPRSLPPLASTDAILIGDAVLTQLDLVIFAVAIAVMLLLFCMFSYTRVGRAMRAVGMNPKAARLVGVNLTRIRMLVWALAGLISAIAALLITPKILITPDIGHIAILAYAAAIVGGITSLPGAVVGGFVIGVAENLVGLFISTNAIVVAPFVAIMVVLLLRPQGLLGGKLQVKKV